In Finegoldia magna ATCC 53516, a genomic segment contains:
- a CDS encoding RelA/SpoT family protein: MHYEQSDLQSLIKSIKSYNPNTDVDEITRAYGYMVRAHEGQFRNSGEPYAIHPMAVAKILASLNMDDATIIAGLFHDVVEDTEITYEDLEYLFSKEIADLVDGVTKLKQIKFKTKKDNQAENLKKMILAMAKDIRVIIIKLSDRLHNMRTLEYMTREKQIEKANEVLEIYAPLAHRLGMSTIKWELEDLSLKYLEPNIYQDIVNKINETRQQRESQIQNIIRQFQDELEKYNIKAEIFGRPKSVFSIYKKMYKKHLAFEEIKDLSAIRVIVNKESECYDVLGIAHRFFRPIPNTFKDYIATPKPNMYQSLHTTILAHDGRTYEIQIRTWEMHKTSEYGIAAHWKYKEGTTNKKSKYDSKLAWLREIMDWQKDYTDSKEFMDLFKEEFANDEVFVYSPKGDVMDLPSGSTPIDFAYKVHSAVGNKCVGAKVDGKIVPLTYKLKTGNVVEILTNPNSGPSKDWLKIVKSSQAKTKIKQWFKKEQRTENIVSGRDMLEKEVAKMGYSFNELLKREWLEEIASKLSFSSIDDLYAAIGYGSTRVTQVIPKLKEYHKDYYETDQVVNKPNHVDFVNEEPKESGVVIDGIDNVEIKLAKCCNPIPGDEIVGYITRGRGISVHRRDCSNVKTVNDKDRLITVRWGSNLINHNYQVELQIISFSNVGYLADITKVISECKLNIKTFNTRTNKDKTVTINIILEISYSSQIDTVIARIKNIKGTIDVFRVNS; this comes from the coding sequence ATGCATTATGAACAATCGGATTTACAAAGTTTGATAAAATCTATAAAATCGTATAATCCAAATACTGATGTAGATGAGATAACTAGAGCATATGGCTACATGGTTAGAGCTCATGAGGGACAGTTTAGAAATTCTGGTGAGCCTTATGCAATTCATCCAATGGCTGTAGCAAAAATTTTGGCTTCTTTGAATATGGATGATGCAACTATCATAGCCGGACTATTTCATGATGTCGTAGAGGATACAGAAATTACTTACGAAGATTTAGAGTATCTGTTTAGTAAAGAAATAGCTGACCTGGTCGATGGTGTTACAAAATTAAAACAAATTAAATTTAAAACTAAAAAAGATAATCAAGCAGAAAATTTAAAGAAAATGATATTGGCAATGGCCAAGGACATCAGAGTTATAATAATCAAATTGTCTGACAGACTTCACAATATGAGAACTTTGGAATACATGACTCGTGAAAAACAGATTGAAAAAGCCAATGAAGTATTAGAAATTTATGCACCACTTGCTCACAGACTTGGTATGTCTACGATTAAATGGGAATTAGAAGATTTAAGCTTAAAGTATTTGGAACCAAATATTTACCAAGATATTGTAAATAAAATAAACGAAACTAGACAACAAAGAGAATCCCAAATTCAAAACATTATAAGACAATTCCAAGATGAACTTGAAAAATATAATATAAAAGCAGAGATTTTTGGAAGACCAAAAAGTGTTTTTTCAATATATAAGAAAATGTACAAAAAACATTTGGCTTTTGAAGAAATCAAAGATTTATCAGCCATCAGAGTTATAGTAAACAAAGAAAGTGAATGCTATGATGTTTTGGGAATTGCTCATAGATTCTTCAGGCCAATACCTAATACTTTCAAAGATTATATTGCAACTCCAAAACCTAATATGTACCAATCTTTACACACTACAATATTAGCTCATGACGGAAGAACATATGAGATACAAATAAGAACTTGGGAAATGCATAAAACTTCTGAATATGGTATCGCTGCACATTGGAAATACAAGGAAGGTACAACTAATAAAAAATCGAAATATGATAGCAAATTAGCATGGCTAAGAGAAATCATGGATTGGCAAAAAGATTATACCGATTCAAAAGAATTTATGGATTTATTCAAAGAAGAATTTGCCAATGATGAAGTTTTTGTTTACTCACCAAAAGGCGATGTAATGGATTTGCCATCTGGTTCAACACCTATTGATTTTGCTTATAAAGTTCACTCTGCAGTAGGAAACAAATGTGTTGGTGCAAAAGTAGACGGAAAGATTGTACCATTAACTTACAAATTAAAAACAGGAAATGTGGTTGAAATCCTTACAAACCCAAATTCAGGCCCTTCAAAAGACTGGCTTAAAATCGTAAAATCTTCTCAAGCAAAAACAAAAATCAAACAGTGGTTTAAAAAGGAACAAAGAACTGAAAATATTGTTTCTGGAAGAGATATGCTTGAAAAAGAAGTTGCAAAAATGGGCTATAGTTTCAACGAATTACTAAAAAGAGAATGGCTTGAAGAAATTGCAAGTAAATTAAGTTTTTCATCTATTGATGATTTGTACGCAGCTATTGGTTATGGTTCTACAAGGGTTACGCAAGTTATTCCTAAGCTAAAGGAATACCACAAAGACTATTATGAAACAGACCAAGTTGTCAATAAACCAAATCATGTCGATTTTGTTAATGAAGAGCCAAAAGAAAGTGGAGTAGTAATTGATGGAATTGACAATGTAGAGATAAAACTTGCTAAATGTTGCAACCCAATTCCTGGTGACGAAATAGTCGGATACATTACTAGAGGTAGAGGAATTAGTGTTCACAGAAGAGATTGTTCCAATGTAAAAACTGTCAATGACAAAGATAGATTAATCACAGTTAGATGGGGAAGTAATTTAATAAATCATAATTATCAAGTTGAACTTCAAATAATATCTTTTAGTAATGTCGGTTATCTTGCTGATATAACTAAAGTTATAAGTGAGTGCAAATTAAACATTAAAACATTTAACACAAGAACAAATAAAGACAAAACAGTAACGATTAATATAATATTAGAAATCAGCTATAGTTCTCAAATCGATACAGTAATTGCTAGAATTAAAAATATTAAAGGAACTATTGACGTTTTTAGGGTGAATTCATAA
- the recJ gene encoding single-stranded-DNA-specific exonuclease RecJ, which yields MNKWLINNRGNNFSEVSQRNNIHPLIAKILLNRNITDFQTFLNPIAENSYHDPFLMKDMDKAVDIIINAIENDQNIRIVGDYDQDGNSSTMTLLDGLGYFTDKLSYDIPNRMTDGYGISFNIIDKCIEDNIDLIITCDNGISAIEQCEYAKQNGLKIIVTDHHQTIKHDGKEIIPNADAVINPQQQSCKYPFKSLCGAGVCYKLIQAINVKKGYGMLECENLLQYVAMGTVCDIVDLKDENRYFVTKGLQEINNTDNYGLKCLIEMTGIRNGVNVYSLGFIIGPCINAAGRLDTAKLGVELFRDENMDNVEAYAKILVDLNEKRKKLTEEGFNKAVEIIENTELINDDILICNVEGIHESVCGIIAGRIKEKYNKPTLILTKSENENILKGSGRSISEYDIFKEFDEFREMFVSFGGHPMACGLSIEEDKLDEFRTKVNQNSKLTEEDFVKKILIDSSFYVDKIDFDLIEEIDRLRPFGKDNPRPILGDRDLEIIFAKMIGKNKNVLKLKLLKNNKTIDAILFSEAIDKYNYLLEKFGENVMSQLENNIACNANIDIIYYPEINDFNNVKNIQLNLIDLR from the coding sequence ATGAATAAATGGTTAATAAATAATAGAGGGAATAATTTTAGCGAAGTGTCACAACGAAATAATATTCATCCATTAATAGCAAAAATTTTATTAAATAGAAACATAACTGATTTCCAAACTTTTTTAAATCCTATTGCAGAAAATTCATATCATGATCCTTTTTTAATGAAAGATATGGATAAAGCGGTAGATATAATTATCAATGCTATTGAAAATGATCAAAACATAAGAATAGTTGGAGATTATGATCAAGATGGAAATTCGTCGACGATGACTTTACTTGATGGTCTTGGATATTTTACAGATAAACTTTCTTATGATATTCCTAATAGAATGACTGATGGATATGGGATTTCTTTTAATATAATAGACAAATGTATTGAAGATAATATTGATTTGATAATAACATGTGACAATGGTATAAGCGCTATAGAACAATGTGAATATGCCAAACAAAATGGATTAAAAATAATTGTAACTGATCATCACCAAACAATAAAACATGATGGAAAAGAAATCATTCCAAATGCTGATGCAGTTATTAACCCACAGCAACAATCTTGCAAGTATCCATTTAAAAGTTTATGTGGCGCAGGGGTTTGTTATAAATTAATTCAAGCTATTAATGTCAAAAAAGGATACGGCATGTTAGAATGTGAAAATTTACTTCAATATGTTGCAATGGGAACTGTTTGTGATATCGTCGATTTAAAAGACGAAAACAGATATTTTGTTACTAAAGGATTACAAGAAATTAATAATACTGATAATTACGGTTTAAAATGCTTAATTGAGATGACTGGAATTAGAAATGGAGTAAATGTTTACAGTCTAGGATTTATAATTGGTCCATGTATCAATGCTGCTGGAAGATTAGATACTGCAAAATTAGGCGTTGAACTATTTCGTGATGAAAATATGGATAATGTGGAAGCTTACGCTAAAATCTTAGTTGATCTCAATGAAAAAAGAAAAAAACTAACAGAAGAAGGATTTAATAAAGCTGTTGAAATAATTGAAAATACAGAACTTATAAACGATGATATATTGATTTGTAATGTTGAAGGGATTCATGAGAGTGTCTGTGGAATCATAGCTGGAAGAATCAAAGAAAAATACAATAAACCGACTTTAATATTAACAAAATCTGAAAATGAAAATATTCTTAAAGGATCAGGAAGAAGTATTTCTGAGTATGATATATTCAAAGAATTTGATGAGTTTAGAGAAATGTTTGTATCATTTGGTGGACATCCTATGGCATGTGGATTATCAATTGAAGAGGATAAATTAGATGAGTTTAGGACTAAAGTTAATCAAAATAGCAAACTAACAGAAGAAGATTTTGTAAAAAAAATTCTGATTGATTCAAGCTTTTATGTCGACAAGATAGATTTTGATTTGATAGAAGAAATCGATCGTTTGCGTCCATTTGGAAAAGATAACCCTAGACCTATTTTGGGAGATAGAGACTTGGAAATTATTTTTGCAAAGATGATTGGGAAAAATAAGAATGTTTTGAAGTTGAAGTTACTCAAAAATAATAAAACAATTGATGCAATTTTGTTTTCAGAAGCTATAGATAAATATAATTATTTATTAGAAAAATTCGGTGAAAATGTAATGAGTCAACTTGAAAACAATATTGCTTGTAACGCAAATATCGATATTATATACTATCCCGAAATAAATGATTTTAATAATGTTAAGAATATTCAATTAAATTTAATTGATTTAAGATAA
- a CDS encoding IS110 family transposase: MFYIGVDIAKNNHEASIIDSNGKLVSESFSFSNSIRGLEKFQKFISSFSIDFNNCIIGMEATGHYWLSLYSFLIDLGFSCIVINPIQSDAFRKMYIRQTKNDSVDSFVIAQILRFGEFSVSHFSDEDTFALRNSF; this comes from the coding sequence ATGTTTTACATTGGTGTTGATATTGCAAAGAATAACCACGAAGCCTCAATAATTGATTCTAATGGTAAACTTGTTTCTGAGTCTTTTTCTTTTTCTAATTCTATTAGAGGATTAGAGAAGTTTCAGAAATTTATTTCCTCTTTTTCGATTGATTTTAACAATTGTATTATTGGTATGGAAGCTACAGGTCATTATTGGCTGTCTCTTTATTCTTTCTTGATTGATTTAGGATTTTCTTGTATTGTTATTAATCCTATTCAGTCTGATGCTTTTAGAAAGATGTATATTAGACAGACTAAAAATGATTCTGTGGATTCTTTTGTTATCGCTCAAATTCTTAGGTTTGGCGAGTTTTCTGTTTCTCATTTTTCTGATGAGGATACTTTTGCTTTAAGAAATTCTTTCTAG
- the dtd gene encoding D-aminoacyl-tRNA deacylase: protein MKLLVQRVNKAKVEIDGTTKSEIKDGFLVLLGIHRDDNEQDIDYCIRKLVNLRIFSDEEDKLNLSIKDLNYEILLVSQFTLYASTRKGNRPSFDKCAKGEFARDLYEKFIEELKKENVPFQTGEFGADMKVSLTNDGPVTIIIDSRSE, encoded by the coding sequence ATGAAATTATTAGTTCAAAGAGTTAATAAAGCAAAAGTGGAAATAGATGGTACAACAAAAAGTGAAATTAAAGATGGTTTTTTAGTACTACTAGGAATTCATAGAGATGATAATGAACAGGATATTGATTATTGCATCAGAAAACTTGTTAATTTAAGAATATTTTCTGATGAAGAAGATAAGCTTAATCTTTCAATCAAAGATTTAAATTATGAAATTTTACTGGTCTCTCAGTTTACATTGTATGCAAGTACTAGAAAAGGGAATAGACCATCATTTGATAAATGTGCCAAAGGAGAATTTGCTAGAGATTTATACGAAAAGTTTATTGAAGAGTTAAAAAAAGAAAATGTACCTTTTCAAACTGGGGAATTTGGAGCTGATATGAAGGTATCACTTACAAATGATGGACCAGTTACGATAATTATAGATAGTAGGAGTGAATAA
- the yajC gene encoding preprotein translocase subunit YajC, giving the protein MPKMLASLLPLIALFAVMYFLMIRPQQKQQKQLMDMRNAIKVGDEVITIGGVKGTIVSVTDDSVILETASQKTRLEFVKNAIASNVKAAKVTEDKKEDNEEK; this is encoded by the coding sequence ATGCCAAAAATGTTAGCATCATTATTGCCTTTGATTGCACTTTTTGCTGTAATGTATTTTTTAATGATTCGTCCACAACAAAAACAACAAAAACAATTAATGGATATGAGAAACGCTATAAAAGTTGGAGACGAAGTAATTACAATTGGTGGAGTTAAAGGAACAATAGTTTCTGTAACTGATGATAGTGTTATTTTAGAAACTGCATCACAAAAAACAAGACTTGAGTTCGTTAAAAATGCTATTGCATCTAATGTAAAGGCAGCAAAAGTAACAGAAGACAAAAAAGAAGATAATGAAGAAAAATAG
- a CDS encoding valine--tRNA ligase, which translates to MKNLEKNYNPKEFEDKIYKIWENEGYFKGVIDKDKKPFTIVMPPPNVTGNLHLGHALNNTIQDILIRKNRMDGYSALWVPGTDHASIATEAKVVSKLKEEGKSKESLGRDGFLEASWDWTHEYGGNIKNQLKKLGVSCDWSREAFTLDDNLTEAVEEVFIKMYNDDLIYQGDRIVNWCPNCHTAISDIEVVHEDESGYFWNIRYKFKDSDDYIVIATTRPETLLGDLAVAVNPDDERYTDIVGKTLILPLVNREIKVIADSYVDMEFGTGIVKITPSHDPNDFEVGARHDLGQCIVIDEDAKIVEGYGKYSGLDRYEARKLIIEDLEKIGQLDSVKEHEHAVGHCERCHTTVEPLISKQWFVKMDKLAKLALDAYKNEEIRFIPKRFEKVYVNWLENIRDWCISRQLWWGHRLPVYYHNETGEVVVARKNPDPEKYTQDPDTLDTWFSSALWPFSTLGWPNETEDLKYFFPTNVLVTGYDIIFFWVIRMVFSSLYNLGEVPFKDVYLTGLVKDSQGRKMSKSLGNGIDPIEVIDQYGADALRFALITGNTPGNDSRFYMEKVEANRNFCNKLWNASRFVFMNVEDEVKNIDDVELQIEDKWIISSLNDVIDEVSTNLNKYEIGIAAEKIYDFTWNVFCDWYIELVKPRLYGDDSNLKESAISVLIYTLTNVIKLLHPFMPYITEEIYSYLPNKNDMLINETWPKYSESKSYKNEEQIIDKLVESVISIRNSRQEMNIAPKKQSDVYILTSDKNLEEDFKQLESLFRSSVSINEYKVNEEISEDNNIVIVKDSYKIIIPLNDLIDYSKELERLEKELNTAKSELKRAESKLKNEGFLKGAPEALVEKEKEKVEKYSHLIDDINNSISSIKENM; encoded by the coding sequence ATGAAGAACTTAGAAAAAAATTACAATCCAAAAGAATTTGAAGATAAAATATATAAAATTTGGGAAAATGAAGGCTACTTCAAAGGCGTTATTGATAAAGATAAAAAACCATTTACAATTGTAATGCCACCACCAAATGTAACTGGGAATTTACACCTTGGTCATGCGTTAAATAACACTATACAAGATATTTTAATTAGAAAAAATAGAATGGATGGATATAGTGCTCTTTGGGTTCCAGGGACAGACCATGCTAGTATTGCAACAGAAGCAAAAGTTGTAAGTAAATTAAAAGAAGAAGGGAAATCCAAAGAATCTTTAGGTAGAGATGGATTTTTGGAAGCATCTTGGGACTGGACACATGAATACGGTGGAAATATCAAAAATCAATTAAAAAAATTAGGTGTATCTTGTGATTGGAGTAGAGAAGCTTTTACTCTTGATGACAATTTAACAGAAGCAGTAGAAGAAGTATTCATAAAGATGTACAATGATGATTTGATCTACCAAGGAGATAGAATTGTAAATTGGTGCCCAAATTGTCATACCGCAATAAGTGATATAGAAGTAGTTCACGAAGACGAATCAGGATATTTTTGGAATATTAGATATAAATTCAAAGACTCTGATGATTACATTGTAATTGCTACTACTAGACCGGAAACATTATTAGGGGATTTGGCAGTTGCTGTTAATCCAGATGATGAAAGATACACTGATATTGTTGGAAAAACTTTGATATTACCATTGGTTAATAGAGAAATTAAAGTTATTGCTGATAGCTATGTTGATATGGAATTTGGAACGGGAATTGTTAAAATTACTCCTTCACATGATCCTAATGACTTCGAAGTAGGAGCAAGACATGATTTAGGACAATGCATCGTAATTGATGAGGACGCAAAAATTGTTGAAGGATATGGAAAATATTCTGGATTAGACAGATATGAAGCAAGAAAATTAATTATCGAAGATTTGGAAAAAATCGGACAACTTGATTCAGTAAAAGAACACGAACATGCTGTAGGTCATTGTGAAAGATGTCATACGACTGTCGAACCATTAATCAGTAAACAATGGTTTGTCAAGATGGATAAACTAGCAAAATTAGCTTTAGACGCTTATAAAAATGAAGAAATTAGATTTATTCCAAAAAGATTTGAAAAAGTTTATGTAAATTGGTTAGAAAACATAAGAGATTGGTGCATATCTCGTCAATTATGGTGGGGACACAGACTTCCAGTTTATTATCACAATGAAACTGGTGAAGTTGTAGTTGCAAGAAAAAATCCAGATCCTGAAAAATACACTCAAGATCCAGATACTTTAGATACATGGTTCTCATCTGCGTTATGGCCATTTTCAACATTAGGTTGGCCAAACGAAACAGAAGATTTGAAATATTTCTTCCCAACAAATGTGTTAGTAACAGGATACGATATTATTTTCTTCTGGGTAATTAGGATGGTATTCTCTTCACTTTATAATTTGGGAGAAGTTCCTTTCAAAGATGTTTATTTGACAGGATTAGTTAAAGACTCTCAAGGAAGAAAAATGTCAAAATCTTTGGGAAATGGTATTGATCCGATAGAAGTTATCGATCAATACGGAGCTGATGCTTTAAGATTTGCATTAATTACCGGTAACACTCCTGGAAATGATTCAAGATTCTACATGGAAAAAGTAGAAGCTAATAGAAATTTCTGTAATAAATTATGGAACGCATCTAGATTTGTTTTCATGAATGTAGAAGATGAGGTCAAAAATATAGATGATGTTGAATTACAAATTGAAGACAAGTGGATTATATCTAGCTTAAATGATGTAATTGATGAAGTATCTACTAATTTAAATAAATACGAAATTGGTATTGCAGCTGAAAAAATATATGATTTTACTTGGAATGTATTCTGCGATTGGTACATTGAACTAGTTAAACCAAGACTTTATGGAGATGATTCTAATTTAAAAGAATCTGCAATCTCAGTTTTGATTTATACATTGACTAATGTAATAAAATTATTACATCCATTCATGCCATATATCACAGAAGAAATATATAGTTATCTTCCTAATAAAAATGATATGTTGATCAATGAAACATGGCCAAAATATTCTGAAAGCAAATCATATAAAAACGAAGAACAAATTATTGACAAGTTAGTTGAATCTGTAATTAGTATTAGAAATTCTAGACAAGAAATGAATATTGCACCTAAAAAGCAATCTGATGTATATATATTGACTTCTGATAAAAACTTGGAAGAAGATTTTAAACAACTAGAATCACTATTTAGATCAAGTGTTTCTATTAACGAATATAAGGTTAACGAAGAAATATCAGAAGATAATAATATAGTAATTGTTAAAGATTCTTATAAAATTATCATTCCTTTGAATGATTTAATCGATTATTCTAAAGAATTGGAAAGACTAGAAAAAGAATTAAATACTGCTAAATCAGAATTAAAGAGAGCGGAATCAAAACTAAAAAATGAAGGATTCTTAAAAGGTGCTCCTGAAGCTCTTGTAGAAAAGGAAAAAGAAAAAGTTGAAAAATATTCACATTTAATCGACGATATTAATAATTCGATTAGTTCTATTAAGGAAAATATGTAA
- a CDS encoding MBL fold metallo-hydrolase, producing MTLDKIVTTKYGENMYILSEDNKCFVVDPGAQADDICEYIKNRNLEIQFILITHGHFDHIFAAEELKNKLNTVIYAPEKEKDLLEDPEKNYTRKVGNPITLIADHYVKEGDTIEFNDSKISVLETPGHTYGSSCYIYKDVMFSGDMLFKNSIGRYDLPTASFEDIKNSVEKLKLLNNDIKVYPGHGPETNMGDEKKYNPYFK from the coding sequence ATGACATTAGACAAAATAGTTACTACAAAATATGGAGAAAACATGTACATTTTATCGGAAGATAATAAATGTTTTGTTGTGGATCCAGGTGCACAAGCTGATGATATTTGTGAATATATCAAAAATCGCAATTTAGAAATACAATTTATATTGATTACACATGGCCATTTTGATCATATATTTGCAGCTGAAGAATTAAAAAATAAGCTAAATACTGTTATTTATGCTCCAGAAAAAGAAAAAGATTTACTTGAAGATCCCGAAAAAAATTATACAAGAAAAGTTGGTAATCCAATTACTTTAATTGCAGATCATTATGTAAAAGAAGGAGATACGATTGAGTTTAATGATTCTAAAATATCAGTCCTAGAAACTCCAGGGCATACTTATGGTTCTAGCTGCTATATTTACAAAGACGTAATGTTTTCAGGAGATATGTTGTTTAAGAATTCAATAGGTAGATATGATTTACCGACTGCAAGTTTTGAAGATATAAAAAACAGTGTTGAAAAGTTAAAGCTTTTAAATAATGATATAAAAGTTTATCCTGGACACGGACCAGAAACCAATATGGGTGATGAAAAGAAATACAATCCATATTTTAAATAA
- a CDS encoding class I SAM-dependent DNA methyltransferase: protein MYKEFAYIYDKLTFDIDYEEYSEVIKKELKKLDIKPESILELGIGSGNMTKYFYNSSINYTGVDLSKEMLKICADKFSNINIINEDLCQLELTKNYDFIFSTLDTINYILDSEKLQNLFSNINENCTGVFMFDVNTPYKLIEVMGNNHFVYEYEDIFYTWVNQYYEEDNLIDFYIDFFVKNQDNSYQRIRETQTEKVYSLDALRFMLYNSGFNTVKIIDFDTGKTLNNCTQRALFICY from the coding sequence ATGTATAAAGAATTTGCGTATATTTATGATAAATTAACTTTTGATATTGATTATGAAGAGTATTCTGAAGTTATCAAAAAAGAATTAAAAAAATTAGACATAAAACCAGAATCTATTCTTGAGTTAGGAATCGGTAGTGGAAATATGACAAAATACTTCTATAACTCTTCAATTAATTATACTGGAGTGGATCTTAGTAAAGAAATGTTGAAAATTTGTGCAGATAAATTTTCTAATATCAATATTATTAATGAGGATTTATGTCAATTAGAGCTAACAAAAAATTATGATTTTATTTTTTCTACTTTAGATACAATAAACTATATACTAGACTCAGAAAAACTACAGAATTTGTTCTCAAATATTAATGAAAATTGTACAGGAGTGTTTATGTTTGATGTAAACACTCCTTATAAGCTAATAGAAGTAATGGGTAACAATCACTTTGTGTATGAATATGAGGATATTTTTTATACTTGGGTTAATCAATATTATGAAGAAGATAATTTGATAGATTTTTATATTGACTTTTTTGTGAAAAATCAGGATAATTCTTATCAAAGGATTAGGGAAACTCAAACAGAAAAAGTTTATAGTTTGGATGCACTAAGATTTATGTTGTACAACAGTGGTTTTAATACTGTTAAAATAATAGATTTTGATACAGGTAAAACTCTTAATAATTGTACCCAACGTGCATTATTTATATGTTATTAG
- a CDS encoding IS110 family transposase yields MLSRFRFALVDEASDWKRKLVCILDQVFPEYSSLFSNIYGVASKELLSKYPLPEDMISIPADELAKMLSKCSKGRFGIDKAKEIQEKASNSFGVKFALKSFSFQIKQIIAQISFLEDQIFEIEDEISSMINSLCPVITSITGIGDVLGAAIFSEIGDISRFERANQLVAYAGLDVAVKQSGNFNATDTKISKRGSPYLRRAIWLAACVAAFKDPALSVYYQKLRQRGKAHGTAIGAVARKLTNIIFAVLRDNKAYIPNI; encoded by the coding sequence ATTCTTTCTAGGTTCAGGTTTGCTCTTGTTGATGAAGCTTCTGATTGGAAGAGAAAGCTTGTTTGTATTTTAGATCAGGTTTTCCCTGAGTATTCTTCGCTTTTTTCTAATATTTATGGTGTGGCTTCTAAGGAGCTTTTGAGTAAGTATCCTTTGCCTGAGGATATGATTTCTATTCCTGCTGATGAGCTTGCTAAGATGTTGTCTAAGTGTAGTAAGGGTCGCTTTGGTATTGATAAGGCTAAAGAAATCCAAGAGAAAGCTTCTAATTCCTTTGGTGTTAAGTTTGCTTTGAAGTCTTTTTCTTTTCAAATCAAACAAATTATTGCTCAAATTTCTTTTCTTGAAGATCAGATTTTTGAGATTGAAGATGAAATTTCTTCTATGATTAATTCTTTATGCCCTGTTATTACTTCTATTACCGGTATTGGTGATGTCTTAGGTGCTGCTATTTTCTCAGAAATCGGTGATATTTCACGATTTGAGAGAGCTAATCAGTTGGTTGCTTATGCTGGTTTAGATGTTGCTGTTAAGCAATCTGGTAATTTTAATGCTACTGATACTAAGATTTCTAAACGTGGTTCTCCTTATCTTAGACGTGCTATTTGGCTTGCTGCTTGTGTTGCTGCTTTTAAAGATCCTGCTTTGTCTGTGTATTATCAAAAACTTAGACAAAGAGGTAAAGCTCATGGTACAGCTATTGGTGCTGTTGCTAGAAAACTTACTAACATTATTTTTGCTGTTTTGAGGGATAACAAAGCTTACATACCTAATATTTAG
- the hpt gene encoding hypoxanthine phosphoribosyltransferase, translating into MKEEILLSEQQIKEKVKELGAQITKDYKDKNLCVVSLLRGSFMFMSDLVRQIDMPICIDFMTTSSYEDAEKSTGKVKILTDVRENLENYDVLIVDDIIDSGNTIVNTLEYIKQKNPKSVKTCVLLDKPSRRQVEYNADYVGFEIDDVFIVGYGLNYKSSYRNIPYIFIWNQDV; encoded by the coding sequence ATGAAAGAAGAAATATTATTAAGTGAACAACAAATTAAAGAAAAAGTTAAAGAATTAGGTGCTCAAATTACCAAAGATTACAAAGATAAAAATTTATGTGTAGTATCTCTTCTTAGAGGAAGTTTTATGTTCATGTCTGATTTGGTTAGACAGATAGATATGCCAATTTGTATTGATTTTATGACTACATCTTCTTATGAAGACGCTGAAAAATCTACAGGTAAAGTAAAAATTCTTACTGATGTAAGAGAAAATTTAGAAAACTATGATGTGTTAATAGTTGATGACATTATTGATTCTGGAAATACAATTGTAAATACTTTGGAATATATTAAACAAAAAAATCCAAAAAGTGTTAAAACATGTGTATTGCTTGATAAACCAAGCAGAAGACAAGTTGAATATAACGCTGATTATGTTGGTTTTGAAATCGATGATGTCTTTATAGTTGGTTATGGTTTGAACTATAAATCATCATATCGAAATATACCTTACATTTTCATTTGGAATCAAGATGTATAA